In the Deinococcus ficus genome, one interval contains:
- a CDS encoding serine protease produces MKRTLLCLPLTAALALTACGNTPPTVATDPAAAPAAQRSDKAQSVTLQPLIVGGTISARGARPYQVAMTNTSGFQYCGGTLISSTWVLTAAHCVKGTAASSIRIRAGVNKLSDSTQGQTVGVSTVTIHPSYRDASYGYDIALLKLSTAVNNPYAAPAKLPNNTVEGILDVKGKFAVVSGWGLTQGNNNSSASDDLREVSIPISPNPGTCGGSTVPGNTICGEYYQGKDSCNGDSGGPLAQAYNGNNYVLGIVSYGPSACTGNGVYTRVNGYLSWIAQVSGITADGNDTTLPVTYTGSVSQGTSSYRPGSTGFSYAGGTLQATLSGPSGTDFDLYLQKYNGSTWADVASSESGTSTESINYAATSGTYRWEVYAYSGSGSYTLKATK; encoded by the coding sequence ATGAAACGCACCCTGCTCTGCCTGCCCCTGACCGCCGCCCTCGCCCTGACCGCCTGCGGCAACACCCCCCCCACCGTGGCCACCGACCCCGCCGCCGCGCCGGCCGCGCAGCGCAGCGACAAGGCCCAGAGCGTCACGCTGCAGCCGCTGATCGTGGGCGGCACCATCAGCGCCCGTGGCGCCCGGCCATACCAGGTCGCCATGACCAACACCAGCGGGTTCCAGTACTGCGGCGGCACCCTGATCTCCAGCACCTGGGTGCTGACGGCGGCGCACTGCGTGAAGGGCACCGCGGCGTCCAGCATCCGCATCCGGGCGGGCGTGAACAAGCTCAGTGACAGCACCCAGGGCCAGACGGTCGGGGTGAGCACCGTGACCATCCACCCCAGCTACCGCGACGCCAGCTACGGCTACGACATCGCGCTGCTGAAACTCAGCACGGCCGTGAACAACCCCTACGCCGCGCCGGCCAAGCTCCCCAACAACACGGTGGAAGGCATTCTGGACGTGAAGGGCAAGTTCGCGGTGGTGAGCGGCTGGGGCCTGACGCAGGGCAACAACAACAGCAGCGCCAGCGACGACCTGCGCGAGGTGAGCATCCCGATCAGCCCCAACCCCGGCACCTGCGGCGGCAGCACGGTGCCCGGCAACACCATCTGCGGCGAGTACTACCAGGGCAAGGACAGCTGCAACGGCGACAGCGGCGGCCCCCTGGCGCAGGCCTACAACGGCAACAACTACGTGCTGGGCATCGTGAGCTACGGCCCCAGCGCGTGCACCGGGAACGGCGTGTACACCCGCGTGAACGGCTACCTGAGCTGGATCGCGCAGGTGAGCGGCATCACCGCCGACGGCAACGACACCACCCTGCCCGTCACCTACACCGGTTCGGTCAGCCAGGGCACGAGCAGCTACAGGCCCGGCAGCACCGGCTTCAGCTACGCCGGCGGCACGCTGCAGGCCACCCTCAGCGGCCCCAGCGGCACGGACTTCGACCTGTACCTGCAGAAGTACAACGGCAGCACCTGGGCCGACGTCGCCTCCAGCGAGAGCGGCACCAGCACGGAGAGCATCAACTACGCGGCCACCAGCGGCACCTACCGCTGGGAGGTCTACGCCTACTCCGGCAGCGGCTCCTACACGCTGAAGGCCACCAAGTAA